Proteins encoded in a region of the Streptomyces akebiae genome:
- a CDS encoding fumarate reductase/succinate dehydrogenase flavoprotein subunit has protein sequence MSVVERQEWDVVVIGAGGAGLRAAIEARERGARTAVICKSLFGKAHTVMAEGGIAAAMGNVNSGDNWQVHFRDTMRGGKFLNQWRMAELHAKEAPDRVWELETWGALFDRTKDGRISQRNFGGHEYPRLAHVGDRTGLELIRTLQQKIVALQQEDHKETGDYESRLKVFQECTVTRVLKDGERVSGAFAYERESGRFFVLEAPAVVIATGGIGKSFKVTSNSWEYTGDGHALALLAGAPLLNMEFVQFHPTGMVWPPSVKGILVTESVRGDGGVLRNSEGKRFMFDYIPDVFKEKYAQSEEEGDRWYEDPDHNRRPPELLPRDEVARAINAEVKAGRGSPHGGVFLDVSTRMPAETIRRRLPSMYHQFKELADVDITAEAMEVGPTCHYVMGGIAVESDTAAARGVPGLFAAGEVAGGMHGSNRLGGNSLSDLLVFGRRAGVHAAEYAAGLAGARPPVDDIEVDTAAAEALRPFSAEGPAPGQPEAAGGRPPENPYTLHQELQQAMNDLVGIIRREGEMEQALEKLADLRVRAGRAGVEGHRQFNPGWHLALDLRNMLLVSECVARAALERTESRGGHTREDHPTMDRDWRRINLLCRLTDPAAGPVPAQAAGEAEVVGPIILTRETTEAIRPDLLALFEKEELVKYLAEEELYE, from the coding sequence ATGTCCGTGGTCGAGCGACAGGAGTGGGACGTCGTCGTGATCGGCGCCGGCGGCGCCGGGCTGCGCGCCGCGATCGAGGCCCGCGAGCGGGGCGCCCGTACGGCCGTGATCTGCAAGTCCCTGTTCGGCAAAGCCCACACGGTGATGGCCGAGGGCGGCATCGCGGCCGCCATGGGCAACGTCAACTCCGGTGACAACTGGCAGGTCCACTTCCGCGACACCATGCGCGGCGGCAAGTTCCTCAACCAGTGGCGGATGGCCGAGCTGCACGCCAAGGAGGCCCCCGACCGGGTCTGGGAGCTGGAGACGTGGGGTGCCCTCTTCGACCGTACGAAGGACGGCCGGATCTCGCAGCGCAACTTCGGTGGCCACGAGTACCCGCGCCTCGCCCACGTCGGCGACCGTACGGGCCTGGAGCTGATCCGCACCCTCCAGCAGAAGATCGTCGCCCTCCAGCAGGAGGACCACAAGGAGACCGGTGACTACGAGTCCCGGCTGAAGGTCTTCCAGGAGTGCACGGTCACCCGGGTCCTCAAGGACGGCGAACGGGTCTCCGGGGCCTTCGCGTACGAGCGCGAGTCGGGGCGCTTCTTCGTGCTCGAAGCACCCGCCGTCGTCATCGCCACCGGGGGGATCGGCAAGTCCTTCAAGGTGACGTCGAACTCGTGGGAGTACACGGGCGACGGCCACGCGCTGGCGCTGCTCGCGGGCGCGCCGCTGCTGAACATGGAGTTCGTGCAGTTCCATCCGACGGGCATGGTCTGGCCGCCGTCGGTGAAGGGCATCCTCGTCACCGAGTCGGTGCGCGGCGACGGCGGTGTCCTGCGCAACTCCGAGGGCAAGCGGTTCATGTTCGACTACATCCCGGACGTCTTCAAGGAGAAGTACGCGCAGTCCGAGGAGGAGGGCGACCGCTGGTACGAGGACCCGGACCACAACCGGCGCCCGCCCGAACTGCTGCCGCGCGACGAGGTGGCGCGGGCCATCAACGCCGAGGTGAAAGCGGGCCGGGGCTCGCCGCACGGCGGGGTCTTCCTGGACGTGTCCACGCGGATGCCGGCGGAGACCATCCGGCGCCGACTGCCGTCCATGTACCACCAGTTCAAGGAGCTGGCGGACGTCGACATCACGGCGGAGGCGATGGAGGTCGGGCCCACCTGTCACTACGTGATGGGCGGGATCGCGGTCGAGTCGGACACGGCGGCGGCGCGCGGGGTGCCGGGTCTGTTCGCGGCCGGTGAGGTGGCCGGCGGGATGCACGGCTCCAACCGGCTGGGCGGCAACTCCCTCTCCGACCTGCTGGTCTTCGGCCGCCGGGCGGGTGTGCACGCGGCCGAGTACGCGGCGGGCCTGGCCGGTGCGCGCCCTCCGGTGGACGACATCGAGGTCGACACGGCCGCCGCCGAGGCGCTGCGCCCGTTCTCCGCCGAAGGCCCGGCGCCCGGGCAGCCCGAGGCGGCGGGTGGCCGGCCGCCGGAGAACCCGTACACCCTGCACCAGGAACTCCAGCAGGCCATGAACGACCTGGTCGGCATCATCCGCCGCGAGGGCGAGATGGAACAGGCGCTGGAGAAGCTCGCCGATCTGCGGGTCCGGGCGGGCCGGGCGGGTGTCGAGGGGCACCGGCAGTTCAACCCCGGCTGGCATCTCGCCCTGGACCTGCGGAACATGCTGCTGGTCAGCGAGTGCGTGGCGAGGGCGGCGCTGGAGCGCACGGAGTCCCGGGGCGGCCACACCCGCGAGGACCATCCGACGATGGACCGCGACTGGCGTCGGATCAATCTGCTCTGCCGGCTCACCGATCCGGCGGCCGGTCCGGTGCCCGCTCAGGCGGCCGGAGAGGCAGAAGTCGTCGGCCCGATCATCCTCACCCGCGAGACCACCGAAGCCATCCGTCCCGACCTGCTCGCCCTCTTCGAGAAGGAGGAGCTGGTCAAGTACCTCGCCGAAGAGGAGCTGTACGAGTGA
- a CDS encoding SPOR domain-containing protein — translation MNDGTITLPWLVIRQDDNGNRYRVGRYATRAEAQKIADSLDARGHKQLYWVERIGQNGQNGMSGSK, via the coding sequence ATGAACGACGGCACGATCACTCTTCCCTGGCTCGTCATAAGGCAGGACGACAACGGCAACCGCTACCGGGTGGGCAGGTACGCGACGCGCGCCGAAGCGCAGAAGATCGCGGACAGTCTCGACGCTCGCGGCCACAAGCAGCTCTACTGGGTCGAACGTATCGGGCAGAACGGCCAGAACGGGATGAGTGGGAGCAAGTGA
- a CDS encoding threonine synthase, with protein MTPLPDRFCPTDGTRVPAASLAWCCPACRGPLDLDFAPTPASLKSLSGRVNSLWRYAECLPLASPTVSLGEGRTPLVELREGIRAKLDFLMPTLSFKDRGAVLLAELALRLGPRQVIADSSGNAGTAVAAYCARAALPCTVYVPAGTSDKKLEQIGAHGAQLHLVDGDREATARVARAAADEDGVFYASHVYNPYFLHGTKTYVHELWEDLGGRLPDVIVVPVGNGTLLLGAALAVAELHAAGLIDRRPALYAVQSAAVAPLAHAWTEGADDLVGTTPTAPTFAEGIAIPRPPRARQILRAVRDSGGAFLTVTEDQIRHAQRDLASRGLYVESTGVACWAAVRDGALGSRTAVVPLCGAGVKTGLAGS; from the coding sequence ATGACCCCTCTGCCGGATCGCTTCTGCCCGACGGACGGCACGCGCGTCCCCGCCGCCTCCCTCGCCTGGTGCTGCCCGGCCTGCCGAGGCCCCCTGGACCTGGACTTCGCGCCCACACCGGCATCGCTCAAGTCCCTCTCCGGCCGGGTGAACTCGCTCTGGCGCTACGCGGAATGCCTCCCGCTGGCGTCGCCCACCGTCTCTTTGGGCGAGGGCCGGACCCCGCTCGTCGAGCTGCGCGAGGGCATCCGGGCCAAGCTGGACTTCCTGATGCCGACGCTGTCCTTCAAGGACCGGGGCGCGGTGCTCCTCGCCGAACTGGCCCTGCGGCTCGGGCCCCGGCAGGTGATCGCCGACAGCAGCGGCAACGCGGGCACGGCGGTCGCCGCGTACTGCGCACGGGCCGCGCTGCCCTGCACGGTGTACGTCCCGGCCGGCACGTCGGACAAGAAGCTGGAGCAGATCGGGGCGCACGGCGCGCAGCTCCACCTCGTCGACGGCGACCGCGAGGCCACGGCCCGGGTCGCCCGCGCGGCGGCGGACGAGGACGGTGTCTTCTACGCGTCGCACGTCTACAACCCGTACTTCCTGCACGGCACCAAGACGTACGTCCACGAGTTGTGGGAGGACCTCGGCGGCCGCCTCCCCGACGTGATAGTGGTCCCGGTGGGCAACGGCACGCTGCTGCTGGGCGCGGCCCTCGCCGTCGCGGAACTGCACGCCGCGGGCCTCATCGACCGCCGCCCCGCCCTCTACGCCGTCCAGTCCGCCGCCGTGGCACCGCTCGCCCACGCCTGGACCGAGGGCGCCGACGACCTCGTCGGGACCACGCCCACCGCACCCACCTTCGCCGAGGGCATCGCCATCCCCCGCCCGCCCCGGGCCCGCCAGATCCTCCGCGCCGTCCGCGACTCCGGCGGCGCCTTCCTCACCGTGACGGAGGATCAGATCCGCCACGCCCAACGCGACCTGGCCTCCCGCGGCCTGTACGTCGAGTCCACGGGCGTGGCCTGCTGGGCGGCGGTGCGTGACGGAGCGCTGGGGTCGCGCACGGCGGTGGTGCCGTTGTGCGGCGCGGGCGTGAAGACGGGGCTGGCGGGGAGCTGA
- the fxsA gene encoding FxSxx-COOH cyclophane-containing RiPP peptide, translating into MLRETSGPEYVSGLVDITDLPMDALEDLPDTVLASVLHDVRFPSGESFAAFASALL; encoded by the coding sequence GTGCTGAGAGAAACGAGCGGCCCCGAGTACGTCTCGGGCCTGGTGGACATCACCGACCTGCCCATGGACGCGCTGGAGGACCTGCCGGACACGGTCCTCGCTTCGGTGCTCCACGATGTGCGATTCCCGTCGGGCGAGAGCTTCGCCGCGTTCGCGTCGGCGCTTCTCTGA
- a CDS encoding ATP-binding protein: MIGVIDSGDDCAEWTFPAQPGAVRDARAVVRGQLREWRLEVLADITALLVSELVTNALRHATGPIGVRLVRPADPSGTLLVEVSDPLPDPPRERAADADDESGRGLQLVAWSSRAWGTRPGETGKTVWFELAVPG; encoded by the coding sequence GTGATCGGCGTGATCGACAGCGGAGACGACTGCGCCGAGTGGACCTTCCCCGCGCAACCAGGGGCGGTGCGGGACGCTCGTGCGGTGGTGCGAGGGCAGCTGCGCGAGTGGCGGCTGGAGGTCCTCGCCGACATCACCGCCCTGTTGGTGAGCGAGTTGGTGACCAACGCGCTGCGGCACGCGACGGGACCCATCGGAGTGCGGCTCGTGCGCCCCGCCGACCCCTCGGGGACCCTCTTGGTCGAGGTCTCCGACCCGTTGCCCGATCCACCGCGCGAACGCGCGGCCGATGCCGACGACGAGAGCGGCCGGGGGCTTCAGTTGGTGGCCTGGTCCTCCCGGGCCTGGGGTACCCGCCCCGGGGAGACGGGCAAGACCGTCTGGTTCGAGCTGGCGGTTCCCGGCTGA
- a CDS encoding GntR family transcriptional regulator, translating to MTFGEQPAYLRVAGDLRRKIVNGSLPPHTRLPSQARIREEYGVSDTVALEARKVLMAEGLVEGRSGSGTYVRERPVPRRVARSGFRPAGGATPFRQEQADAAARGTWESRSEQVEAGRTVAERLEIQPGDRVMCTRYTFRDAGEAMMLSTSWEPLALTGRTPVMLPEEGPLGGMGVVERMAAIDVVVDNVTEEVGARPGLAEELLALGGVPGHVVLVVHRTYFASGRPVETADVVVPADRYQVAYHLPVK from the coding sequence GTGACTTTCGGTGAGCAGCCGGCGTACTTGCGTGTCGCGGGTGATCTCCGCAGGAAGATCGTGAACGGATCGCTGCCGCCGCACACCCGCCTCCCTTCCCAGGCCCGTATCCGCGAGGAGTACGGCGTCTCGGACACGGTCGCGCTGGAGGCCCGCAAGGTGCTCATGGCCGAGGGGCTGGTGGAAGGCCGCTCGGGGTCGGGTACCTATGTGCGGGAGCGGCCGGTGCCGCGTCGGGTGGCGCGCTCCGGATTCCGGCCCGCCGGGGGGGCCACGCCCTTCCGGCAGGAACAGGCCGACGCCGCGGCGCGCGGCACCTGGGAGTCGCGCAGCGAACAGGTCGAGGCGGGACGGACGGTCGCCGAGCGGCTGGAGATCCAGCCCGGTGACCGCGTGATGTGCACCAGGTACACCTTCCGGGACGCGGGGGAGGCGATGATGCTGTCCACCTCCTGGGAGCCCCTCGCCCTCACCGGTCGCACGCCCGTGATGCTTCCCGAGGAGGGTCCTCTCGGCGGTATGGGCGTCGTCGAGCGCATGGCGGCCATCGACGTCGTCGTCGACAACGTCACCGAGGAGGTGGGTGCCCGCCCCGGCCTGGCCGAGGAGTTGCTCGCCCTCGGCGGTGTCCCCGGGCATGTCGTCCTGGTCGTCCACCGCACCTACTTCGCCTCCGGGCGCCCGGTGGAGACGGCGGACGTGGTGGTGCCGGCGGACCGCTACCAGGTGGCGTACCACCTGCCGGTGAAGTGA
- a CDS encoding DUF4190 domain-containing protein yields MATPPPFGPQPPHGGGPFPSAGQPQAGGGQPYPYGAAAEPWGRSWGQAYPAWVPTPPVNGLAIASLVLGVLCFLPGVGLVLGIVALAQIRKKGERGKGMAVAGIVLSTVGALLITLASTTGGARDAWDGFRGAASGAGGTFSVAKGECFDSVSGSLEGYAYDVDIVPCDGEHDAEVFAGFPMPDGDRADGDFPGDDAITDVADDRCFELSEAYAMDVWALPGDVDVYYFIPTRESWRQGDREITCMFGNVDPEAGLTGSLRQDATTLDSDQFAFLEADAVLNDAFDEMPDTDYVEDDLAGHKAWASQVVDALDQQTTALRAHDWEPAAEQAVIDYADALDEAREEWEAAHGARDAEDFNDHWDEAHRLTDGTMAITAREALGLATGPPTYDDEDTGGGDGEDGPKAEV; encoded by the coding sequence GTGGCCACACCCCCGCCCTTCGGGCCCCAGCCACCTCACGGAGGTGGCCCGTTCCCGTCGGCGGGCCAGCCGCAGGCGGGGGGCGGGCAGCCCTACCCGTACGGGGCGGCAGCCGAGCCCTGGGGCCGGTCCTGGGGACAGGCGTATCCGGCGTGGGTGCCCACCCCGCCCGTCAACGGGCTCGCGATCGCCTCGCTCGTGCTCGGAGTGCTCTGCTTCCTGCCGGGGGTCGGGCTGGTGCTGGGCATCGTCGCGCTGGCGCAGATCAGGAAGAAGGGGGAACGCGGCAAGGGTATGGCGGTGGCCGGAATCGTCCTGTCGACGGTCGGCGCGCTGCTGATCACCCTCGCCTCGACCACGGGCGGCGCACGCGACGCGTGGGACGGCTTCCGCGGCGCGGCGAGCGGCGCGGGTGGCACCTTCTCGGTGGCGAAGGGCGAGTGCTTCGACTCGGTCAGCGGCTCCCTTGAGGGGTACGCGTACGACGTCGACATCGTGCCGTGCGACGGTGAGCACGACGCCGAGGTGTTCGCCGGCTTCCCGATGCCGGACGGCGACCGCGCGGACGGTGACTTCCCCGGCGACGACGCGATCACGGATGTGGCCGACGACCGGTGCTTCGAGCTATCGGAGGCGTACGCGATGGACGTCTGGGCGCTCCCTGGCGACGTCGACGTCTACTACTTCATTCCCACGCGGGAGAGCTGGCGCCAAGGCGACCGCGAGATCACCTGCATGTTCGGCAACGTGGACCCCGAGGCCGGCCTGACGGGCTCGCTGCGGCAGGACGCGACGACCCTCGACAGCGACCAGTTCGCCTTCCTGGAGGCCGACGCGGTCCTGAACGACGCCTTCGACGAGATGCCCGACACGGACTACGTGGAGGACGATCTGGCGGGGCACAAGGCGTGGGCGTCACAGGTGGTCGACGCCCTGGACCAGCAGACGACCGCCCTGCGCGCACACGACTGGGAGCCCGCCGCCGAGCAGGCCGTGATCGACTACGCCGACGCCCTGGACGAGGCGCGCGAGGAGTGGGAGGCGGCGCACGGGGCGCGCGACGCGGAGGACTTCAACGACCACTGGGACGAGGCGCACCGATTGACGGACGGCACCATGGCCATCACCGCGCGCGAGGCTCTGGGGCTGGCCACCGGACCGCCGACGTACGACGACGAGGACACCGGCGGGGGCGACGGCGAGGACGGGCCCAAAGCGGAGGTGTGA
- a CDS encoding (deoxy)nucleoside triphosphate pyrophosphohydrolase, protein MTEPIVVVGAALLSGGRLLAARRSAPPELAGRWELPGGKVEPDESPEQALVRELREELGVEAKSAERVPGEWVVRPGYVLRVWIAHLLSGEPRALEDHDELRWLTVDEVWDVDWLDQDVPAVMEAARLAWGDGGA, encoded by the coding sequence ATGACCGAACCGATCGTGGTGGTGGGAGCCGCTCTGCTGAGCGGCGGCCGACTGCTCGCCGCGCGCCGCAGCGCACCGCCTGAGCTGGCCGGACGGTGGGAGCTGCCGGGTGGCAAGGTGGAGCCCGACGAGTCTCCCGAGCAGGCGCTCGTGCGTGAGCTGCGGGAGGAGTTGGGTGTCGAGGCGAAGTCCGCGGAGCGGGTGCCCGGTGAGTGGGTGGTGCGGCCGGGCTATGTGCTGCGGGTGTGGATCGCGCATCTGCTGTCCGGTGAGCCTCGGGCGCTGGAGGATCATGACGAGCTGCGTTGGCTGACCGTGGACGAGGTGTGGGATGTCGACTGGCTGGATCAGGATGTGCCGGCGGTGATGGAGGCGGCGCGGCTGGCTTGGGGGGACGGGGGCGCGTGA
- a CDS encoding succinate dehydrogenase/fumarate reductase iron-sulfur subunit — translation MSGYEARFKVWRGDVEGGDLKDFRVEVNEGEVVLDIIHRLQATQAPDLAVRWNCKAGKCGSCSAEINGRPRLMCMTRMSVFERDETITVTPLRAFPVVRDLVTDVGFNYTKAREVPAFVAPEKLGPGEYRMMQEDVDRPQEFRKCIECFLCQDTCHVVRDHEENKPAFAGPRFLMRVAELDMHPLDAAEDTGLDRKKTAQDEHGLGYCNITKCCTEVCPEGIKITDNALIPLKERAVDRKYDPLVWLGSKIRRRSSAG, via the coding sequence ATGAGCGGCTACGAGGCCCGCTTCAAGGTGTGGCGCGGCGATGTCGAGGGCGGTGACCTGAAGGACTTCAGGGTCGAGGTGAACGAGGGCGAGGTGGTCCTCGACATCATCCACCGCCTCCAGGCGACCCAGGCCCCCGACCTCGCCGTCCGCTGGAACTGCAAGGCGGGCAAGTGCGGTTCCTGTTCGGCGGAGATCAACGGTCGTCCCCGGCTGATGTGCATGACCCGCATGTCGGTGTTCGAGCGGGACGAGACGATCACCGTGACACCGCTGCGCGCCTTCCCGGTGGTCCGTGACCTGGTCACGGACGTGGGATTCAACTACACCAAGGCGCGCGAGGTCCCGGCCTTCGTGGCGCCGGAGAAGCTCGGCCCGGGCGAGTACCGGATGATGCAGGAGGACGTGGACCGCCCGCAGGAGTTCCGGAAGTGCATCGAGTGCTTCCTCTGCCAGGACACCTGCCACGTCGTCCGTGACCACGAGGAGAACAAGCCCGCCTTCGCGGGCCCCCGGTTCCTGATGCGTGTCGCGGAACTGGACATGCACCCGCTCGACGCGGCCGAGGACACCGGCCTGGACCGCAAGAAGACGGCTCAGGACGAACACGGTCTCGGCTACTGCAACATCACCAAATGCTGCACCGAGGTGTGCCCGGAGGGCATCAAGATCACGGACAACGCGTTGATCCCCCTCAAGGAACGTGCCGTCGACCGCAAGTACGACCCGCTGGTGTGGCTGGGCTCGAAGATCAGGAGGCGCTCCTCGGCGGGGTGA
- a CDS encoding SpoIIE family protein phosphatase, with product MSEIPAKATKSTGSGNPSDRARPEAADDSGLGGATRDSGAARDSAGDGPNGGGRTDARGHGAGGSIGGVGESSGGTGVLGGYGVGDPVWQTSPPGSMYDYIKVASFSIGPDGLVDQWSLRAEQLFGISAERAVGMDPIETFVDPDRRAEGQRKMAEVLDGREWTGVVPFRVPEPGGEEGLAEVYVMPTTVEGGERAAVCIVVDVRTLRRIETDLAASQAIFGQSPFGFLLIDADLRVRRANQRFAAIYGGEVDDHRGRGVHDYLQSPEAERVEATLRRVMETGDSITDMHITGFVPGSEERRHWSVNLYRVHSGTGRPIGIAWLAIDITARRSAAREAAAARRNLALLNEAGSRIGNSLDLETTARELLDVVVPGFCDLATVDLYQGLLAGDETPPGLADGSAELRRVAFASAVSDAPFVGGPAPVRVGAVHHYPFNSACSDALRTARPQEVPEEGNLIQSTLAVPMVAHDTVVGLVQFSRTKGSEPFGERDRGLAVELAARAAVCIDNARLYRREHERALILQRSLLPPGDPEASGLDIACRYLPGNAATEVGGDWFDVIELPGHRTALVVGDVMGRGLRAAVAMGELRTAVRTLALLDLEPAEVLSALDEIARGLGTPGGVQSASRTAASRPSDKDLSEVYLATCVYAVYDSVTRRCTFANAGHLPPVLVEPGESALMLDVPPGMPLGVGGEPFEEVEVELPEGALLALYTDGLVESRDHPLDEGLQAFVGALTDPGQPPTTLRADTPRSLEDVCDHVLNTLDTHHGEDDIALLMARVQGLPEDSVGDWTLPREPRSVGRAREYARGRLQAWDLEPLVDTAELLVSELVTNALRYGEGEIRLRLLLDRTLVCEVWDAGLVQPRRRRARDTDEGGRGLQLVGLLSAAWGSRRTPRGKTVWFELPLPGGEHGLTDPAEALLSLF from the coding sequence GTGAGCGAGATACCAGCGAAGGCCACGAAGTCCACGGGGTCAGGGAACCCGTCGGACCGCGCGAGGCCCGAGGCCGCAGACGATTCCGGCCTGGGCGGAGCCACTCGCGACAGCGGCGCCGCACGCGACAGTGCGGGCGACGGGCCGAACGGCGGCGGCCGCACCGACGCGCGTGGCCACGGCGCGGGCGGATCCATCGGCGGCGTCGGCGAATCCTCCGGTGGCACGGGTGTCCTGGGTGGTTACGGGGTCGGTGACCCCGTGTGGCAGACCAGCCCTCCCGGGTCCATGTACGACTACATCAAGGTCGCCTCGTTCTCGATCGGTCCGGACGGACTCGTCGACCAGTGGAGTCTGCGGGCCGAGCAGTTGTTCGGTATCTCGGCGGAACGGGCCGTGGGGATGGACCCCATCGAGACCTTCGTCGACCCCGATCGGCGCGCGGAGGGCCAGCGGAAGATGGCCGAGGTCCTCGACGGCCGGGAGTGGACCGGGGTCGTCCCCTTCCGTGTGCCGGAGCCCGGTGGGGAGGAGGGGCTCGCCGAGGTCTATGTGATGCCCACCACCGTGGAGGGCGGTGAACGGGCCGCCGTGTGCATCGTCGTGGACGTCCGGACCCTGCGCCGGATAGAGACCGACCTTGCTGCTTCGCAGGCCATTTTCGGCCAATCTCCTTTCGGTTTCCTTCTGATAGACGCCGATCTCCGGGTGAGGCGCGCCAACCAGCGGTTCGCCGCCATCTACGGAGGCGAGGTCGACGACCACCGCGGCCGGGGCGTCCACGACTATCTCCAGTCCCCGGAGGCCGAGCGGGTCGAGGCGACCCTGCGCCGGGTCATGGAGACCGGCGACTCGATCACCGACATGCACATCACGGGCTTCGTGCCCGGCTCCGAAGAGCGCCGCCACTGGTCCGTCAACCTCTACCGCGTGCACAGCGGCACCGGCCGTCCCATCGGCATCGCCTGGCTCGCCATCGACATCACGGCCCGCCGTTCGGCCGCCCGCGAGGCCGCCGCGGCCCGGCGGAATCTCGCCCTCCTCAACGAGGCGGGCTCACGCATCGGCAACTCCCTCGATCTGGAGACCACCGCCCGCGAACTCCTCGACGTCGTCGTCCCCGGCTTCTGCGACCTGGCGACCGTCGACCTCTATCAGGGCCTGCTGGCGGGCGACGAGACCCCGCCCGGACTCGCCGACGGCAGCGCCGAGCTGCGCCGGGTCGCCTTCGCCAGCGCCGTCTCCGACGCGCCGTTCGTCGGCGGACCCGCCCCCGTGCGCGTCGGGGCCGTCCACCACTACCCGTTCAACTCGGCCTGTTCGGACGCCCTGCGCACCGCCCGCCCCCAGGAGGTGCCCGAGGAGGGCAACCTGATCCAGTCGACGCTCGCCGTGCCGATGGTCGCGCACGACACCGTCGTCGGGCTCGTGCAGTTCTCCCGGACCAAGGGCAGCGAGCCGTTCGGTGAACGCGACCGGGGACTCGCCGTCGAGCTGGCCGCCCGCGCCGCCGTCTGCATCGACAACGCGCGCCTCTACCGCCGCGAACACGAACGCGCCCTCATCCTGCAGCGCTCCCTGCTGCCGCCGGGCGACCCCGAGGCCTCCGGGCTCGACATCGCCTGCCGCTATCTGCCGGGCAACGCGGCCACCGAGGTCGGCGGCGACTGGTTCGACGTCATCGAACTCCCCGGTCACCGCACGGCACTCGTCGTCGGCGACGTGATGGGCCGCGGGCTGCGGGCAGCGGTGGCGATGGGTGAACTTCGTACGGCCGTTCGCACGTTGGCCCTGCTGGACCTGGAGCCCGCCGAGGTCCTCTCGGCGCTCGACGAGATCGCCCGTGGCCTCGGCACCCCCGGTGGCGTCCAGTCGGCCTCCCGCACCGCCGCCAGCCGGCCCAGCGACAAGGACCTCTCCGAGGTCTACCTCGCGACGTGCGTCTACGCCGTCTACGACTCGGTGACCCGCCGGTGCACCTTCGCCAACGCCGGCCATCTGCCGCCGGTGCTGGTCGAGCCGGGCGAGAGCGCGCTGATGCTCGACGTGCCGCCCGGCATGCCGCTCGGCGTCGGCGGCGAGCCGTTCGAGGAGGTGGAGGTCGAACTGCCCGAAGGGGCACTGTTGGCGCTCTACACGGATGGACTGGTCGAATCCCGCGACCATCCACTCGACGAGGGCCTCCAGGCGTTCGTCGGCGCGCTCACCGACCCCGGTCAGCCGCCGACCACGCTCCGGGCGGACACGCCGCGGTCCCTGGAGGACGTGTGCGACCACGTCCTCAACACCCTCGACACCCACCACGGCGAGGACGACATCGCGCTGCTGATGGCCCGTGTGCAGGGCCTGCCGGAGGACTCCGTCGGCGACTGGACCCTGCCGCGTGAGCCGCGCAGCGTGGGGCGTGCCCGGGAGTACGCGCGCGGACGACTGCAGGCGTGGGATCTGGAACCGCTCGTCGACACGGCGGAACTCCTGGTCAGCGAGCTGGTCACCAACGCGCTGCGGTACGGCGAGGGCGAGATCCGGCTCCGGCTGCTGCTGGACAGAACGCTGGTGTGCGAGGTGTGGGACGCCGGGCTCGTGCAGCCGCGCCGACGTCGTGCCCGGGACACGGACGAGGGCGGACGCGGACTGCAGCTGGTCGGACTGCTCTCCGCCGCGTGGGGCTCCCGCCGCACACCTCGCGGCAAGACGGTGTGGTTCGAACTGCCGTTGCCGGGTGGGGAGCATGGGCTGACGGATCCGGCGGAGGCCTTGCTGAGCTTGTTCTAG